The following proteins are co-located in the Granulicella pectinivorans genome:
- a CDS encoding KdsC family phosphatase, whose amino-acid sequence MNTEAAAFDDAIVRARKIRVLIFDVDGVLTDGQIFVAPGPDGHGIETKGFAAHDGLGISLARLGGLRVGIITKRNSQTVAIRARDLKLEFVYQGQAHKMHAINEILAKAEINLDQLAYVGDDIIDLPVMKVCGLAIATANARPQIKNISHFITTNPGGFGAGRDAIDFILEAQGTLERTISDYLDEENAAAAAADVGQGGM is encoded by the coding sequence ATGAACACTGAAGCCGCTGCCTTCGACGATGCCATCGTCCGCGCCCGCAAGATTCGGGTACTCATCTTCGACGTCGACGGCGTCCTTACCGATGGTCAGATCTTCGTCGCTCCCGGCCCCGATGGACATGGGATTGAGACGAAAGGCTTTGCCGCTCACGATGGTCTCGGTATCTCGCTCGCCCGCCTGGGTGGGCTCCGCGTGGGCATCATTACCAAGCGCAACTCGCAGACGGTCGCCATTCGCGCACGCGATCTCAAGCTTGAGTTCGTCTACCAGGGACAGGCCCACAAGATGCATGCTATCAACGAGATTCTCGCCAAGGCCGAGATCAATCTCGATCAGCTTGCCTACGTCGGCGACGACATCATCGATCTGCCTGTCATGAAGGTGTGCGGCCTCGCCATCGCGACGGCCAATGCGCGCCCCCAGATCAAAAACATCTCGCACTTCATCACGACCAACCCCGGAGGCTTCGGAGCGGGACGCGATGCTATCGACTTTATCCTCGAGGCGCAGGGCACGCTGGAGAGGACGATAAGCGACTATCTGGACGAAGAGAATGCCGCCGCAGCCGCGGCGGATGTCGGCCAGGGCGGTATGTAG
- a CDS encoding YXWGXW repeat-containing protein — MKKLLIAGVCGLFLTAGMAQAQIAIRIGPPPPVRERIPPPPPEHRDWAWHNGYHRWDGQRYVWVPGVYEAPPHPHARWVPGHWRNTPRGYVWIEGHWR, encoded by the coding sequence ATGAAAAAGCTTCTGATTGCCGGCGTTTGCGGACTCTTCCTCACCGCCGGTATGGCACAGGCACAGATTGCGATTCGCATCGGACCACCTCCTCCCGTGCGCGAGCGCATCCCGCCACCTCCTCCTGAGCACCGCGACTGGGCTTGGCATAACGGCTACCATCGCTGGGACGGACAGCGTTATGTCTGGGTCCCCGGTGTTTACGAGGCTCCCCCCCATCCGCACGCCCGCTGGGTACCCGGCCACTGGCGCAACACACCCCGTGGCTATGTCTGGATCGAAGGTCACTGGCGCTAG
- a CDS encoding cold-shock protein has translation MAIGTVKWFNDAKGFGFITPDGGGEDLFAHFSAISMSGFKSLQEGQRVSFDVTTGPKGKQASNIQGA, from the coding sequence ATGGCAATCGGCACAGTGAAGTGGTTTAACGACGCAAAAGGTTTCGGTTTCATTACCCCTGATGGAGGAGGCGAAGATCTCTTCGCTCACTTTTCCGCCATCTCGATGAGCGGTTTCAAGTCCCTCCAGGAGGGCCAGCGCGTGAGCTTCGACGTCACGACCGGTCCTAAGGGTAAGCAGGCTTCGAACATTCAGGGCGCATAA
- a CDS encoding GGDEF domain-containing protein encodes METRLYLMAAMLIVGCGCIGFLIVRISNPFLKGLGWLAATFACGVLSTAILSLDGHIPRFFPEILGNFLSDVVAYMFLNAAILELTGSKRRITWFSIALAALWLPGMMVFTFAHNSHQLRVEFGSVVFGLQVLQSAIILVRSQEKGVRVPCLFTATVLFAFSAFNFLRAGLTAVQGLPQDLFAPSPLQIVSIVVYLTAPLGFAFGLFWMSTAKLRLSFEQLASTDPLLGIANRRYFRSACEKELARYQRSGEAFSLLVADIDHFKRINDQHGHMVGDAVLVAVAKNLQTHLRPFDLLGRWGGEEFVVLLPACPLPVALQVAKRLRSSIEEWSQPEITPSGTPIPITVSLGVATYLGVEPTLDDLFRRADKALYRAKSAGRNRVYTSDGPEGEQTANNALQSLYGYHGT; translated from the coding sequence ATGGAAACCCGCCTCTACCTGATGGCCGCCATGCTGATTGTGGGCTGTGGCTGTATCGGGTTTCTGATCGTTCGTATCAGCAATCCCTTCCTGAAGGGACTCGGGTGGCTTGCGGCAACCTTCGCCTGCGGCGTGCTGAGCACCGCCATCCTCAGCCTCGATGGACACATCCCTCGCTTCTTCCCCGAAATCCTCGGCAACTTCCTCTCCGACGTCGTAGCGTACATGTTTCTCAACGCGGCCATCCTGGAACTGACCGGCTCGAAGCGTCGCATTACATGGTTCAGCATCGCGCTCGCGGCGCTGTGGCTGCCCGGCATGATGGTGTTCACCTTCGCGCACAACAGCCACCAGCTCCGCGTGGAGTTCGGCAGCGTCGTCTTCGGTCTCCAGGTGCTGCAGTCCGCCATCATTCTGGTTCGTTCGCAGGAGAAGGGAGTCCGCGTTCCGTGTCTGTTTACGGCAACGGTGCTCTTTGCCTTCTCGGCTTTCAACTTTCTGCGCGCCGGTCTGACGGCAGTGCAGGGCCTGCCGCAGGATCTCTTTGCGCCCAGCCCGCTGCAAATCGTCAGCATCGTTGTCTATCTGACTGCGCCGCTGGGGTTTGCCTTCGGCCTCTTCTGGATGTCGACCGCCAAGCTGCGCCTCAGCTTTGAGCAACTCGCCTCCACCGATCCTCTCCTCGGCATCGCAAATCGCCGCTATTTCCGCTCCGCCTGCGAGAAGGAACTCGCGCGCTACCAGCGATCCGGCGAGGCGTTCTCGCTGCTGGTCGCCGATATCGATCACTTCAAGCGCATCAACGACCAGCACGGTCATATGGTTGGCGACGCCGTGCTCGTTGCCGTGGCGAAGAATCTCCAGACTCACCTCCGCCCGTTTGATTTGCTCGGCCGCTGGGGCGGGGAAGAGTTCGTCGTCCTGCTGCCCGCCTGCCCCCTCCCGGTAGCCCTGCAGGTAGCCAAACGCCTGCGAAGCAGCATTGAGGAGTGGTCTCAGCCCGAGATCACTCCTTCGGGTACCCCGATCCCGATCACAGTCAGTCTTGGCGTGGCGACGTATCTTGGCGTCGAGCCCACACTCGACGATCTGTTTCGCCGTGCGGACAAAGCGCTCTATCGAGCCAAATCCGCCGGTCGCAACCGCGTGTACACCTCCGACGGACCCGAGGGCGAACAAACCGCGAACAACGCGCTACAATCCCTGTATGGCTACCACGGCACCTGA
- a CDS encoding DUF5522 domain-containing protein, which translates to MSTEPQPTPQQDPELDPEDFYFDGPYLVFTEAYHLKRGYCCNSDCRHCPYK; encoded by the coding sequence ATGTCCACCGAGCCACAGCCGACGCCGCAGCAGGATCCGGAACTCGACCCCGAAGACTTCTACTTCGATGGTCCGTACCTGGTCTTTACGGAGGCATATCACCTCAAGCGTGGTTACTGCTGCAACTCCGATTGCCGCCACTGCCCGTACAAGTAA
- a CDS encoding tetratricopeptide repeat protein, translated as MADITTNTPQDAVASPLQAARAKQAAADAMQALHREEEWMRVAKYLPDIDTSSSKELETAGDVLRARRFPEEALEFYLAAYRHGANKEQVLNKLGVTELILHHPDRARAYFRLTLKQDKKNSDAWNNLGATEYVDGRYPASVSDYRRALKLNPASSVFHSNLGTALIGEKDFSRARKEFAAALELDPEFGTRSSDGGISAHVLSAEDRARFCLEMARIFATKGKIDAMLHSLVLAADGGMNLSDAIYDDPILGKYSKDSRVVTIISNAKAMKKTSMASTAALAPLPAETN; from the coding sequence ATGGCGGATATAACGACGAACACGCCGCAGGATGCGGTCGCGAGCCCTTTACAGGCAGCGCGCGCCAAACAGGCGGCGGCCGATGCGATGCAGGCTTTGCATCGGGAAGAAGAGTGGATGCGCGTGGCGAAGTACCTGCCGGATATCGACACGAGCAGCAGCAAAGAGCTGGAGACCGCGGGCGATGTGTTGCGGGCGAGGCGCTTTCCGGAAGAGGCGCTCGAATTCTACCTGGCCGCGTATCGTCACGGAGCCAACAAGGAGCAGGTGCTGAACAAGCTGGGCGTGACGGAGCTGATCCTGCATCATCCGGACCGAGCGCGGGCCTACTTTCGGCTGACATTGAAGCAGGATAAGAAGAACTCCGATGCGTGGAATAACCTGGGCGCGACGGAGTATGTCGACGGGCGCTACCCGGCATCGGTGTCGGACTATCGCAGGGCGTTGAAGCTCAATCCGGCGTCTTCAGTCTTTCATTCGAATTTGGGAACGGCGCTGATCGGTGAGAAGGACTTCAGCCGGGCGCGCAAAGAGTTCGCGGCGGCGCTGGAGCTGGATCCGGAGTTCGGGACGCGCTCCTCCGATGGAGGCATCTCCGCCCATGTGCTCTCCGCCGAGGATAGAGCCCGTTTCTGCCTGGAGATGGCACGGATCTTCGCGACGAAGGGCAAGATCGACGCGATGCTGCACTCCCTCGTGCTGGCGGCGGATGGAGGGATGAACCTTTCGGATGCGATCTACGACGATCCGATTCTTGGGAAGTACAGCAAGGATTCGCGCGTGGTCACGATCATCAGCAATGCCAAGGCGATGAAGAAGACCTCGATGGCCAGTACGGCAGCGCTTGCGCCTCTACCGGCCGAGACGAACTAG
- the acpS gene encoding holo-ACP synthase — protein sequence MILGIGTDLIEIARIARSVERYGESFLHRVYTEEEIAYCQRKKKNAAESFAARFAAKEAGAKALGTGISRGVALTEFAVTREPSGRPVLQFHGRAAEIAKAMGIARVSLSLTHTKEMAMAVVIVEGE from the coding sequence ATGATCCTCGGCATCGGTACCGACCTGATAGAAATAGCGCGTATCGCCCGCAGCGTGGAGCGCTACGGCGAGAGCTTCCTGCATCGCGTGTACACCGAAGAGGAGATCGCCTACTGCCAGCGCAAGAAGAAGAACGCAGCCGAGAGCTTCGCGGCTCGCTTTGCGGCTAAGGAGGCCGGCGCAAAAGCCCTCGGCACCGGCATCAGCCGCGGTGTTGCGTTGACCGAGTTCGCCGTCACCCGCGAACCCTCAGGACGGCCCGTGCTCCAGTTTCACGGGCGAGCCGCTGAGATCGCCAAGGCGATGGGGATTGCGCGCGTGTCGCTCTCGCTCACCCACACCAAAGAGATGGCGATGGCCGTCGTGATCGTCGAAGGGGAATGA
- a CDS encoding DEAD/DEAH box helicase, whose amino-acid sequence MATTAPEIDAALAWAHPVVKEWFVTKFGTATEPQQHGWPSILAGNPTLISAPTGSGKTLSAFLVCIDQLLRQAISGNLLPETQVIYISPLKALSNDVQKNLDGPLAEIQQLANQRGYMCPEIRTGVRTGDTLTRERLQMLKHPPHILVTTPESLYILLTAGKSRENLRRVRTVIVDEIHAIADDKRGAHLALSLERLDALVCGENRLSPGAFLTGLAEPPLRIGLSATQNPIELVAAFLTGTDAGAPHPESGMWVSTEARRSRRPATIIQVGQRRHLDLAIEIPCEELGSIATTTMWTEIYDKLAAYTEQHRSTLVFVNTRKLVEKISFELAGRVGLENVAAHHGSLSRLLRLDAEQRLKNGEIKILIATASLELGIDIGDIDLVCQISSTRAVATAMQRVGRAGHWRGAIPKGRFFSTTRDDLMEQAALIRKMKAGELDRLEIPAEPTDVLMQQIVAMVGAEPWEEDTLFHILRRAYPYRTLTREHFDKLIHLLTEGIESSRGRYGAYLLRDGVHGQLHPRRGSRSIAISNGGAIPDASLFAVILQPEGTQIATLDEHFAVDSSPGDVILLGNASWRIQRVEATGKVLVEDAHGAPPTIPFWEGEAPQRTSVLSDGVADLRHEISERTQNVTPTDVTLLAGRATNPGAPHLAAEMWAAATTAQVELHDCLAWLQENCCIPESAAQQLIAYIVAGRAILGAVPTKRTIIAERFFDDGGGMQLILHAPFGGRINKAWGLALRKRFCRGFNFELQAAATDNGINIALAEQHSFPLSDVFQFLTEHTAQELLEQAAIASPIFKNRWRWAAARSLQLLRFSKGKRIAPQIQRTRSEDLLANVFPQAAACFETIVGDIEIPDHPLCNEVMKDVLTEAMDIEGLKQILRDIASGDIRCLAVDTPVPSQFAHELLNAMPYAFLDEADANERRARATTLRRGLPPTAADDAGRIDPAAIATIRREITPDLRDEHELHDFLHAVVALPVATKPGAPHLASEMWVSRESNHWPQFYQRLEANGRVRTLEVNGILCWTTTERQPHIAALQNETTSVTKEEAIQKLVQGWLQITGPVTATALAAHLALDPADLYQSFLHMEMQGLLLRGVFENAATDDPHAIEWCERRILQRIHRLTLSTLRKQVEAVAPAVYMRWLLGWQHLAPQTQLSGEEGVLEALTQLEGFEAPAVEWERTLLPARVANYDPRWLDELCLSGAVGWGRVSPHPAWSVGDGAAPRRVVPTNAAPITFYIRETADWLPHALAEQCVDQANLDRALSPEALTIRNLLATRGATFTNDLQRIATLTKPQTQHALWELATAGLASADGFDQLRAMMDPRRKSQTADTTKRPTRTSAGRWSLLCEVDPPAPDIRPTKAELQQQAIAKARQLDAALESAARMLLARYGILFRDLLTRESNAPKWRDLLGILRRLEARGEVRGGRFVTGFTGEQFALPHAVESLRTERNQGSEVEVTVAGADPLNLAGIVVPGERVPSIPGKQVVYRNGAAIQPDAILPASAPRKRSLPTFNPPLAPVATPDRLTLF is encoded by the coding sequence ATGGCTACCACGGCACCTGAGATCGACGCGGCCCTTGCCTGGGCGCACCCGGTCGTAAAGGAGTGGTTCGTCACAAAGTTCGGTACGGCAACCGAGCCGCAGCAGCATGGATGGCCATCCATCCTCGCCGGAAATCCCACCCTGATCTCCGCGCCCACCGGCTCCGGAAAGACGCTCTCCGCCTTTCTCGTCTGCATCGACCAGCTTCTGCGTCAGGCCATCTCCGGCAACCTCCTGCCCGAGACACAGGTCATCTACATCTCGCCGCTTAAGGCCCTCTCGAACGACGTGCAGAAGAACCTCGATGGTCCGCTGGCCGAGATCCAGCAACTCGCCAACCAGCGTGGCTACATGTGCCCCGAGATCCGCACCGGCGTCCGTACCGGGGACACGCTCACCCGCGAACGCCTGCAGATGCTGAAGCATCCACCGCACATCCTCGTCACGACGCCAGAGTCGCTCTACATCCTGCTCACGGCCGGTAAATCGCGGGAGAACCTGCGTCGCGTCCGCACCGTCATCGTCGACGAAATTCACGCCATCGCCGACGATAAGCGCGGCGCGCATCTGGCGCTGTCGCTCGAACGCCTCGACGCTCTCGTCTGCGGAGAGAACCGCCTGAGCCCCGGAGCCTTCCTCACCGGTCTCGCCGAGCCGCCCCTGCGCATCGGCCTCTCCGCCACGCAAAATCCCATCGAGCTGGTCGCCGCTTTCCTAACTGGCACAGACGCGGGTGCGCCACATCCCGAGTCTGGGATGTGGGTTTCCACAGAAGCCAGGCGAAGCCGCAGACCGGCCACCATCATTCAGGTAGGCCAGCGCCGCCACCTCGACCTCGCCATTGAAATCCCGTGCGAAGAACTCGGTTCCATCGCGACCACCACCATGTGGACCGAGATCTACGACAAGCTCGCCGCCTACACCGAGCAGCATCGCAGCACGCTCGTCTTCGTCAACACCCGCAAACTGGTCGAAAAGATCTCCTTCGAGCTCGCCGGACGCGTGGGCCTGGAAAACGTCGCGGCCCACCACGGATCGCTCTCGAGACTCCTCCGCCTCGACGCCGAACAGCGCCTCAAAAACGGCGAGATCAAGATCCTCATCGCCACCGCCAGCCTTGAGCTCGGCATCGACATCGGCGACATCGATCTCGTCTGTCAGATCTCCAGCACCCGCGCCGTCGCCACCGCCATGCAGCGCGTTGGCCGTGCCGGCCACTGGCGTGGAGCCATCCCCAAGGGACGCTTCTTCTCCACCACCCGCGACGACCTCATGGAGCAGGCCGCCCTCATCCGCAAGATGAAGGCCGGCGAACTCGACCGCCTCGAAATCCCCGCCGAGCCCACCGACGTCCTCATGCAGCAGATCGTCGCCATGGTCGGCGCCGAACCCTGGGAAGAAGACACCCTCTTCCACATTCTCCGCCGCGCCTATCCCTACCGCACCCTCACGCGCGAGCACTTCGACAAGCTCATCCACCTGCTCACCGAGGGCATCGAATCCAGCCGCGGCAGATACGGAGCCTATCTCCTGCGCGACGGTGTCCACGGCCAGCTCCACCCCCGCCGCGGTTCCCGCTCCATCGCCATCTCGAACGGCGGAGCCATCCCCGACGCCAGCCTCTTCGCCGTCATCCTCCAGCCCGAGGGCACCCAGATCGCCACGCTCGATGAGCACTTCGCCGTGGACTCCAGCCCCGGCGACGTCATCCTGCTCGGCAATGCAAGCTGGCGCATCCAGCGCGTCGAAGCCACCGGCAAGGTACTCGTAGAAGACGCCCACGGAGCCCCGCCAACCATCCCCTTTTGGGAAGGCGAAGCTCCTCAGCGCACCTCCGTTCTCTCCGACGGAGTAGCCGACCTCCGCCACGAAATCTCCGAGCGCACGCAAAACGTAACCCCCACCGACGTAACCCTGTTAGCAGGAAGAGCCACCAATCCGGGTGCCCCACATCTCGCTGCTGAGATGTGGGCTGCCGCCACGACCGCTCAAGTTGAACTCCACGATTGCCTCGCCTGGCTCCAGGAAAACTGCTGCATCCCCGAGTCCGCGGCCCAGCAACTCATCGCGTACATCGTCGCCGGCCGCGCCATCCTTGGTGCCGTTCCCACCAAGCGCACCATCATCGCGGAGCGCTTCTTCGACGACGGAGGAGGCATGCAACTCATCCTGCACGCCCCCTTCGGTGGCCGCATCAACAAGGCCTGGGGACTCGCCTTGCGCAAGCGCTTCTGCCGCGGCTTCAACTTCGAGCTCCAGGCCGCGGCAACCGACAACGGCATCAACATCGCCCTCGCTGAGCAGCACTCCTTCCCGCTGTCCGACGTCTTCCAGTTCCTCACGGAGCACACCGCGCAGGAGCTCCTCGAACAGGCCGCGATCGCCTCGCCCATCTTCAAGAACCGCTGGCGCTGGGCCGCCGCGCGTTCTCTGCAACTGCTGCGTTTCTCCAAAGGCAAACGCATCGCCCCGCAGATCCAGCGCACCCGCTCCGAAGACCTCCTCGCCAACGTCTTCCCCCAGGCCGCGGCCTGCTTCGAGACCATCGTTGGCGACATCGAGATTCCCGACCACCCCCTCTGCAATGAAGTCATGAAAGACGTCCTCACCGAGGCCATGGACATCGAAGGCCTCAAGCAGATCCTTCGCGATATCGCCTCCGGAGACATCCGCTGTTTGGCCGTCGACACGCCTGTACCCAGCCAGTTCGCCCACGAGCTGCTGAACGCCATGCCCTACGCCTTCCTCGATGAGGCCGACGCCAACGAACGCCGCGCCCGCGCCACCACGCTGCGCCGTGGCCTTCCGCCGACCGCCGCCGACGACGCAGGCCGCATCGACCCCGCTGCCATCGCCACCATCCGCCGCGAGATCACACCCGACCTCCGCGACGAGCACGAGCTCCACGACTTCCTCCACGCCGTAGTAGCTCTTCCAGTCGCCACAAAGCCGGGTGCCCCACATCTCGCGTCTGAGATGTGGGTTTCCAGGGAGTCCAATCACTGGCCTCAGTTCTACCAGCGCCTCGAAGCCAATGGCCGCGTCCGCACTCTGGAAGTGAACGGCATCCTCTGCTGGACCACCACCGAACGCCAGCCCCACATCGCCGCACTGCAAAATGAAACAACGTCCGTTACAAAAGAAGAAGCCATCCAGAAATTAGTACAAGGATGGTTACAAATTACGGGACCAGTCACGGCGACTGCGTTAGCCGCCCATTTAGCCCTTGATCCAGCCGACCTCTACCAGTCCTTCCTCCATATGGAGATGCAGGGCCTCCTCCTGCGCGGCGTCTTCGAAAATGCCGCAACAGACGACCCGCACGCCATCGAATGGTGCGAACGCCGCATCCTCCAGCGTATCCACCGCCTCACCCTCTCGACCCTCCGCAAGCAGGTCGAGGCCGTAGCCCCCGCCGTGTATATGCGCTGGCTTCTCGGCTGGCAGCACCTCGCGCCCCAAACCCAGCTCTCCGGCGAAGAAGGCGTCCTCGAAGCCCTCACCCAGCTCGAAGGCTTCGAAGCTCCCGCCGTCGAGTGGGAGCGCACCTTGCTCCCCGCCCGGGTAGCCAACTACGATCCCCGCTGGCTCGACGAACTCTGCCTCTCGGGCGCCGTTGGCTGGGGCCGCGTCTCCCCGCACCCCGCCTGGTCCGTGGGCGATGGTGCCGCACCCCGTCGCGTTGTCCCCACCAACGCCGCGCCCATCACCTTCTACATCCGCGAGACAGCCGACTGGCTGCCCCACGCCCTCGCCGAGCAGTGTGTCGACCAAGCCAATCTCGACCGCGCTCTCAGCCCCGAAGCTCTCACCATCCGCAACCTCCTTGCCACCCGCGGAGCCACCTTCACCAACGATCTCCAGCGCATCGCCACCCTCACCAAGCCACAGACCCAGCACGCCCTCTGGGAACTCGCCACCGCCGGCCTCGCCTCCGCCGATGGCTTTGACCAGCTCCGCGCCATGATGGATCCGCGCCGCAAGTCCCAGACTGCCGACACCACCAAACGCCCCACCCGCACCAGTGCAGGCCGTTGGAGCCTCCTCTGCGAAGTGGATCCACCCGCGCCGGATATCCGTCCCACCAAGGCCGAACTCCAGCAACAAGCCATCGCCAAAGCCCGCCAACTCGACGCAGCGCTCGAATCCGCCGCGCGCATGCTCCTCGCCCGCTACGGCATTCTCTTCCGCGATCTCCTCACCCGCGAATCCAACGCCCCCAAATGGCGCGACCTCCTCGGCATCCTGCGCCGCCTCGAAGCCCGTGGCGAGGTGCGTGGCGGACGCTTCGTCACGGGCTTCACCGGCGAGCAGTTCGCCCTGCCGCACGCCGTCGAGAGCCTTCGCACCGAACGCAACCAGGGCTCGGAGGTCGAAGTCACCGTCGCCGGAGCCGACCCCCTCAACCTCGCAGGTATCGTCGTTCCCGGTGAGCGCGTTCCTTCGATCCCCGGCAAGCAGGTCGTCTATCGCAACGGGGCAGCCATCCAGCCGGACGCCATCCTTCCCGCCTCCGCTCCCCGCAAACGCAGCCTGCCCACCTTCAACCCACCGCTTGCTCCCGTGGCGACTCCGGACCGCCTGACCCTGTTCTAG
- a CDS encoding VWA domain-containing protein — MRRLMAAVMCGVMVGPGVAQQAPQQGGGQTFVLHATANIVLTNVVVRDKKTGAVVKGLKASDFTILENGKPQTVASFDYQNVDDAAKLAEMNSTVSGKASVADMLERNFAAQPQQLRDHRLIVMFFDLSSMQDEDIDRAVDAANDYVNKQMQPADLVALVSMSTGLTMDQDFTGDKTALLRGLSKYNGTDTTGFANGGTGSTDGTSDDTTAFAADDTEYNSLNTDRELLAIRTIAKSLEKVEQKKSMLYFSGGLTRNGIENQASLRAATNEATKANMAIYSVDTRGLQALPPVGDASKGSLRGNSAYSGKAVTAQFSANFSSQETLGTLSADTGGKAFFDSNDFAPAFQQVQHDTEAYYILGFKSTNQAKDGTFRHLTIKLNRSDAKVEYRPGYYAPADFQHAKTEDRELALTEAIRSDLPATDVAIYLQALYFRLEEGKFYVPVQLIIPGSQINSIKNGDKDKATIDIIGQVKNAQGIAVGNIRDTVKLALDAAEQVQKKNIQYSTGFTLAPGKYHLKFVVRENQTGNMGSFETDINVPDLKKIPLKLSSVVMSSQRTPNTAKKVVNPLIRDGVEWIPNVPHVFRQDQHLYFLYEVYDPAKVKGAAEPAASPGLGRRVGGPVKVLTSIQFMSGSVKVYETPLVEADEINIPERGAVAFQFDVPLTQLKPGTYTCQVNVIDDAGMSFSFPRMALAVQGPSKPAVAAPVASAPAL, encoded by the coding sequence ATGCGACGTTTGATGGCAGCGGTGATGTGTGGCGTGATGGTGGGGCCTGGCGTGGCGCAGCAAGCTCCGCAGCAGGGCGGCGGGCAGACCTTTGTGCTGCATGCGACGGCAAACATCGTGCTGACGAACGTCGTGGTGCGGGATAAGAAGACGGGAGCCGTGGTGAAGGGGTTGAAGGCGAGCGACTTCACGATTCTGGAGAACGGCAAGCCGCAGACGGTGGCGAGCTTCGACTACCAGAACGTCGACGATGCGGCCAAGCTGGCGGAGATGAACTCGACGGTTTCGGGCAAGGCTTCCGTCGCGGATATGCTGGAGCGCAACTTCGCCGCGCAGCCGCAGCAGTTGCGGGATCACCGGCTGATCGTGATGTTCTTCGACCTGAGCTCGATGCAGGATGAGGACATCGACCGCGCGGTCGATGCGGCCAACGACTATGTGAACAAGCAGATGCAGCCCGCGGATCTGGTGGCTTTGGTGAGCATGTCGACCGGGTTGACGATGGACCAGGACTTTACCGGCGACAAGACTGCCCTGCTGCGTGGGCTTTCGAAGTACAACGGCACGGACACGACGGGATTCGCGAACGGCGGCACAGGTTCGACCGATGGCACGAGCGACGACACGACCGCATTCGCAGCCGACGATACGGAGTACAACAGCCTGAATACGGATCGGGAGCTGCTGGCGATTCGCACGATTGCGAAAAGCCTGGAGAAGGTGGAGCAGAAGAAGTCGATGCTTTACTTCTCGGGCGGACTGACGCGCAACGGGATTGAGAACCAGGCGAGCCTGCGGGCCGCGACCAACGAGGCAACCAAGGCGAACATGGCCATCTACAGCGTGGACACGCGCGGGTTGCAGGCGCTGCCTCCGGTGGGCGATGCGAGCAAGGGAAGCCTGCGCGGGAACTCGGCCTATAGCGGTAAGGCGGTGACGGCGCAGTTCAGTGCAAACTTCAGTTCGCAGGAGACCCTGGGCACGCTGAGCGCCGATACGGGCGGCAAGGCCTTCTTCGATTCAAACGACTTCGCGCCGGCGTTCCAGCAGGTGCAGCACGATACCGAGGCATATTACATCCTTGGGTTCAAATCGACGAACCAGGCGAAGGACGGCACGTTCCGGCACCTGACGATCAAGCTGAATCGCTCGGATGCCAAGGTCGAATACAGGCCTGGATACTATGCGCCCGCCGACTTCCAGCATGCGAAGACGGAGGATCGCGAGCTTGCGCTGACCGAGGCGATTCGCAGCGATCTGCCGGCGACCGATGTGGCGATCTATCTGCAGGCGCTTTACTTCCGTCTTGAGGAAGGCAAGTTCTATGTGCCGGTGCAGTTGATTATTCCGGGGTCGCAGATCAACTCGATCAAGAACGGCGATAAGGATAAGGCCACCATCGACATCATCGGCCAGGTGAAGAACGCGCAAGGCATCGCGGTGGGCAATATTCGCGACACGGTGAAGTTGGCGCTGGATGCGGCGGAGCAGGTGCAGAAGAAGAATATTCAATACTCGACGGGATTCACGCTGGCTCCGGGGAAGTATCACCTGAAGTTCGTCGTGCGCGAGAACCAGACGGGCAACATGGGCAGCTTCGAGACGGACATCAACGTGCCCGATCTGAAGAAGATTCCGCTAAAGCTGAGCTCGGTGGTGATGTCGAGCCAGAGGACTCCGAATACCGCCAAGAAGGTGGTGAATCCACTGATCCGCGATGGCGTGGAGTGGATTCCGAATGTGCCGCACGTCTTCCGGCAGGACCAGCACCTTTACTTCCTGTACGAGGTCTACGATCCGGCGAAGGTGAAGGGGGCGGCAGAGCCCGCGGCTTCACCAGGGCTCGGGCGTCGCGTGGGCGGGCCGGTGAAGGTGCTGACCAGCATCCAGTTCATGAGCGGAAGCGTGAAGGTGTATGAGACGCCGCTGGTGGAGGCCGATGAGATCAACATTCCGGAGCGGGGCGCCGTGGCGTTTCAGTTCGATGTGCCTTTGACGCAGTTGAAGCCCGGCACCTACACGTGCCAGGTGAATGTGATCGACGACGCCGGAATGAGCTTCAGCTTCCCGCGCATGGCTCTGGCGGTACAGGGGCCATCGAAGCCGGCTGTTGCCGCTCCGGTTGCTTCGGCTCCGGCGCTTTAG